One segment of Pan paniscus chromosome 20, NHGRI_mPanPan1-v2.0_pri, whole genome shotgun sequence DNA contains the following:
- the GPR108 gene encoding protein GPR108 isoform X4 gives MAVSERRGLGRGSPAEWGQRLLLVLLLGGCSGRIHRLALTGEKRADIQLNSFGFYTNGSLEVELSLLRLGLREAEEKSLLVGFSLSRVRSGRVRSYSTQDFQDCPLQKNSSSFLVLFLINTKDLQVQVRKYGEQKTLFIFPGLLPEAPSKPGLPKPQATVPRKVDGGGTSAASKPKSTPAVIQGPSGKDKDLVLGLSHLNNSYNFSFHVVIGSQAEEGQYSLNFHNCNNSVPGKEHPFDITVMIREKNPDGFLSAAEMPLFKLYMVMSACFLAAGIFWVSILCRNTYSVFKIHWLMAALAFTKSISLLFHSINYYFINSQGHPIEGLAVMYYIAHLLKGALLFITIALIGSGWAFIKYVLSDKEKKVFGIVIPMQVLANVAYIIIESREEGASDYVLWKEILFLVDLICCGAILFPVVCGSEPGQAEAVPALLCHGHLLRLLHPHHRHPAAGGCALSVAVAVPALGGGLHPGLLRAHGLQVPAHREQPVPAAAPGGRGGCSDGASNDRLWVPGRPLQSQQNSQRAGTVMITSTSQTKGSSSPSISHSCPSSTAYVGRWRGFMWTRRPAPRDPGSRTSPFGRRVPSSPQILGSPVLTPGPPLPSSYVYNNDQSVWLRRCLAFLGVGVYTEVVFTM, from the exons atggcagtgagcgaGAGGAGGGGGCTCGGCCGCGGGAGCCCCGCGGAGTGGGGGCAGCGGCTACTTCTGGTGCTGCTGTTGGGTGGCTGCTCCGGGCGCATCCACCGGCTGGCGCTGACG GGGGAGAAGCGAGCGGACATCCAGCTGAACAGCTTCGGTTTCTACACCAATGGCTCTCTGGAGGTGGAGTTGAGCCTCCTGCGGCTGGGCCTCCGGGAGGCAGAAGAGAAGTCCCTGCTG GTGGGGTTCAGTCTCAGCCGGGTTCGGTCTGGCAGAGTTCGCTCCTATTCA ACCCAGGATTTCCAGGACTGCCCTCTCCAGAAAAACAGTAGCAGTTTCCTGGTCCTGTTCCTCATCAACACCAAGGATCTGCA ggTCCAGGTGCGGAAGTATGGAGAGCAGAAGACGTTGTTTATCTTTCCCGGGCTCCTCCCGGAAGCACCCTCCAAACCAGGGCTCCCGAAGCCACAGGCCACAGTCCCCCGCAAGGTGGATGGCG GAGGGACCTCTGCAGCCAGCAAGCCCAAGTCAACACCCGCAGTGATTCAG GGTCCTAGTGGGAAGGACAAGGACCTGGTGTTGGGCCTGAGCCACCTCAACAACTCCTACAACTTCAGT TTCCACGTGGTGATCGGCTCTCAGGCGGAAGAAGGCCAGTACAGCCTGAACTTCCACAACTGCAACAATTCAGTGCCAGGAAAGGAGCATCCATTCGACATCACG GTGATGATCCGGGAGAAGAACCCCGATGGCTTCCTGTCGGCAGCGGAGATGCCCCTTTTCAAGCTCTACATGGTCATGTCCGCCTGCTTCCTGGCCGCCGGCATCTTCTGGGTGTCCATCCTCTGCAGGAACAC GTACAGCGTCTTCAAGATCCACTGGCTCATGGCGGCCTTGGCCTTCACCAAGAGCATCTCTCTCCTCTTCCACAGC ATCAACTACTACTTCATCAACAGCCAGGGCCACCCCATCGAAGGCCTTGCCGTCATGTACTACATCGCACACCT GCTGAAGGGCGCCCTCCTCTTCATCACCATCGCCCTGATTGGCTCAGGCTGGGCCTTCATCAAGTACGTCCTGTCGGATAAGGAGAAGAAGGTCTTTGGGATCGTGATCCCCATGCAG GTCCTGGCCAACGTGGCCTACATCATCATCGAGTCCCGCGAGGAGGGCGCCAGCGACTACGTGCTGTGGAAGGAGATTTTGTTCCTGGTGGATCTCATCTGCTGCGGCGCCATCCTGTTCCCCGTGGTCTG TGGCAGTGAACCTGGCCAAGCTGAAGCTGTTCCGGCATTACTATGTCATG GTCATCTGCTACGTCTACTTCACCCGCATCATCGCCATCCTGCTGCAGGTGGCTGTGCCCTTTCAGTGGCAGTGGCTGTACCAG CTCTTGGTGGAGGGCTCCACCCTGGCCTTCTTCGTGCTCACGGGCTACAAGTTCCAGCCCACAGGGAACAACCCGTACCTGCAGCTGCCCCAGGAGGACGAGGAGGATGTTCAGATGGAGCAAGT AATGACCGACTCTGGGTTCCGGGAAGGCCTCTCCAAAGTCAACAAAACAGCCAGCGGGCGGGAACTGTTATGATCACCTCCACATCTCAGACCAAAGGGTCGTCCTCCCCCAGCATTTCTCACTCCTGCCCTTCTTCCACAGCGTAtgtggggaggtggagggggtTCATGTGGACCAGGCGCCCAGCTCCCCGGGACCCCGGTTCCCGGACAAGCCCATTTGGAAGAAGAGTCCCTTCCTCCCCCCAAATATTGGGCAGCCCTGTCCTTACCCCGGGACCACCCCTCCCTTCCAGCTATGTGTACAATAATGACCAATCTGTTTGGCTACGCCGTTGTCTTGCCTTTTTGGGGGTTGGGGTCTACACGGAGGTTGTGTTTACAATGTAG
- the GPR108 gene encoding protein GPR108 isoform X2, whose amino-acid sequence MAVSERRGLGRGSPAEWGQRLLLVLLLGGCSGRIHRLALTGEKRADIQLNSFGFYTNGSLEVELSLLRLGLREAEEKSLLVGFSLSRVRSGRVRSYSTQDFQDCPLQKNSSSFLVLFLINTKDLQVQVRKYGEQKTLFIFPGLLPEAPSKPGLPKPQATVPRKVDGGGTSAASKPKSTPAVIQGPSGKDKDLVLGLSHLNNSYNFSFHVVIGSQAEEGQYSLNFHNCNNSVPGKEHPFDITVMIREKNPDGFLSAAEMPLFKLYMVMSACFLAAGIFWVSILCRNTYSVFKIHWLMAALAFTKSISLLFHSINYYFINSQGHPIEGLAVMYYIAHLLKGALLFITIALIGSGWAFIKYVLSDKEKKVFGIVIPMQVLANVAYIIIESREEGASDYVLWKEILFLVDLICCGAILFPVVWSIRHLQDASGTDGKVAVNLAKLKLFRHYYVMVAVPFQWQWLYQLLVEGSTLAFFVLTGYKFQPTGNNPYLQLPQEDEEDVQMEQVMTDSGFREGLSKVNKTASGRELL is encoded by the exons atggcagtgagcgaGAGGAGGGGGCTCGGCCGCGGGAGCCCCGCGGAGTGGGGGCAGCGGCTACTTCTGGTGCTGCTGTTGGGTGGCTGCTCCGGGCGCATCCACCGGCTGGCGCTGACG GGGGAGAAGCGAGCGGACATCCAGCTGAACAGCTTCGGTTTCTACACCAATGGCTCTCTGGAGGTGGAGTTGAGCCTCCTGCGGCTGGGCCTCCGGGAGGCAGAAGAGAAGTCCCTGCTG GTGGGGTTCAGTCTCAGCCGGGTTCGGTCTGGCAGAGTTCGCTCCTATTCA ACCCAGGATTTCCAGGACTGCCCTCTCCAGAAAAACAGTAGCAGTTTCCTGGTCCTGTTCCTCATCAACACCAAGGATCTGCA ggTCCAGGTGCGGAAGTATGGAGAGCAGAAGACGTTGTTTATCTTTCCCGGGCTCCTCCCGGAAGCACCCTCCAAACCAGGGCTCCCGAAGCCACAGGCCACAGTCCCCCGCAAGGTGGATGGCG GAGGGACCTCTGCAGCCAGCAAGCCCAAGTCAACACCCGCAGTGATTCAG GGTCCTAGTGGGAAGGACAAGGACCTGGTGTTGGGCCTGAGCCACCTCAACAACTCCTACAACTTCAGT TTCCACGTGGTGATCGGCTCTCAGGCGGAAGAAGGCCAGTACAGCCTGAACTTCCACAACTGCAACAATTCAGTGCCAGGAAAGGAGCATCCATTCGACATCACG GTGATGATCCGGGAGAAGAACCCCGATGGCTTCCTGTCGGCAGCGGAGATGCCCCTTTTCAAGCTCTACATGGTCATGTCCGCCTGCTTCCTGGCCGCCGGCATCTTCTGGGTGTCCATCCTCTGCAGGAACAC GTACAGCGTCTTCAAGATCCACTGGCTCATGGCGGCCTTGGCCTTCACCAAGAGCATCTCTCTCCTCTTCCACAGC ATCAACTACTACTTCATCAACAGCCAGGGCCACCCCATCGAAGGCCTTGCCGTCATGTACTACATCGCACACCT GCTGAAGGGCGCCCTCCTCTTCATCACCATCGCCCTGATTGGCTCAGGCTGGGCCTTCATCAAGTACGTCCTGTCGGATAAGGAGAAGAAGGTCTTTGGGATCGTGATCCCCATGCAG GTCCTGGCCAACGTGGCCTACATCATCATCGAGTCCCGCGAGGAGGGCGCCAGCGACTACGTGCTGTGGAAGGAGATTTTGTTCCTGGTGGATCTCATCTGCTGCGGCGCCATCCTGTTCCCCGTGGTCTG GTCCATCCGGCATCTCCAGGACGCGTCTGGCACAGACGGGAAGG TGGCAGTGAACCTGGCCAAGCTGAAGCTGTTCCGGCATTACTATGTCATG GTGGCTGTGCCCTTTCAGTGGCAGTGGCTGTACCAG CTCTTGGTGGAGGGCTCCACCCTGGCCTTCTTCGTGCTCACGGGCTACAAGTTCCAGCCCACAGGGAACAACCCGTACCTGCAGCTGCCCCAGGAGGACGAGGAGGATGTTCAGATGGAGCAAGT AATGACCGACTCTGGGTTCCGGGAAGGCCTCTCCAAAGTCAACAAAACAGCCAGCGGGCGGGAACTGTTATGA
- the GPR108 gene encoding protein GPR108 isoform X1 → MAVSERRGLGRGSPAEWGQRLLLVLLLGGCSGRIHRLALTGEKRADIQLNSFGFYTNGSLEVELSLLRLGLREAEEKSLLVGFSLSRVRSGRVRSYSTQDFQDCPLQKNSSSFLVLFLINTKDLQVQVRKYGEQKTLFIFPGLLPEAPSKPGLPKPQATVPRKVDGGGTSAASKPKSTPAVIQGPSGKDKDLVLGLSHLNNSYNFSFHVVIGSQAEEGQYSLNFHNCNNSVPGKEHPFDITVMIREKNPDGFLSAAEMPLFKLYMVMSACFLAAGIFWVSILCRNTYSVFKIHWLMAALAFTKSISLLFHSINYYFINSQGHPIEGLAVMYYIAHLLKGALLFITIALIGSGWAFIKYVLSDKEKKVFGIVIPMQVLANVAYIIIESREEGASDYVLWKEILFLVDLICCGAILFPVVWSIRHLQDASGTDGKVAVNLAKLKLFRHYYVMVICYVYFTRIIAILLQVAVPFQWQWLYQLLVEGSTLAFFVLTGYKFQPTGNNPYLQLPQEDEEDVQMEQVMTDSGFREGLSKVNKTASGRELL, encoded by the exons atggcagtgagcgaGAGGAGGGGGCTCGGCCGCGGGAGCCCCGCGGAGTGGGGGCAGCGGCTACTTCTGGTGCTGCTGTTGGGTGGCTGCTCCGGGCGCATCCACCGGCTGGCGCTGACG GGGGAGAAGCGAGCGGACATCCAGCTGAACAGCTTCGGTTTCTACACCAATGGCTCTCTGGAGGTGGAGTTGAGCCTCCTGCGGCTGGGCCTCCGGGAGGCAGAAGAGAAGTCCCTGCTG GTGGGGTTCAGTCTCAGCCGGGTTCGGTCTGGCAGAGTTCGCTCCTATTCA ACCCAGGATTTCCAGGACTGCCCTCTCCAGAAAAACAGTAGCAGTTTCCTGGTCCTGTTCCTCATCAACACCAAGGATCTGCA ggTCCAGGTGCGGAAGTATGGAGAGCAGAAGACGTTGTTTATCTTTCCCGGGCTCCTCCCGGAAGCACCCTCCAAACCAGGGCTCCCGAAGCCACAGGCCACAGTCCCCCGCAAGGTGGATGGCG GAGGGACCTCTGCAGCCAGCAAGCCCAAGTCAACACCCGCAGTGATTCAG GGTCCTAGTGGGAAGGACAAGGACCTGGTGTTGGGCCTGAGCCACCTCAACAACTCCTACAACTTCAGT TTCCACGTGGTGATCGGCTCTCAGGCGGAAGAAGGCCAGTACAGCCTGAACTTCCACAACTGCAACAATTCAGTGCCAGGAAAGGAGCATCCATTCGACATCACG GTGATGATCCGGGAGAAGAACCCCGATGGCTTCCTGTCGGCAGCGGAGATGCCCCTTTTCAAGCTCTACATGGTCATGTCCGCCTGCTTCCTGGCCGCCGGCATCTTCTGGGTGTCCATCCTCTGCAGGAACAC GTACAGCGTCTTCAAGATCCACTGGCTCATGGCGGCCTTGGCCTTCACCAAGAGCATCTCTCTCCTCTTCCACAGC ATCAACTACTACTTCATCAACAGCCAGGGCCACCCCATCGAAGGCCTTGCCGTCATGTACTACATCGCACACCT GCTGAAGGGCGCCCTCCTCTTCATCACCATCGCCCTGATTGGCTCAGGCTGGGCCTTCATCAAGTACGTCCTGTCGGATAAGGAGAAGAAGGTCTTTGGGATCGTGATCCCCATGCAG GTCCTGGCCAACGTGGCCTACATCATCATCGAGTCCCGCGAGGAGGGCGCCAGCGACTACGTGCTGTGGAAGGAGATTTTGTTCCTGGTGGATCTCATCTGCTGCGGCGCCATCCTGTTCCCCGTGGTCTG GTCCATCCGGCATCTCCAGGACGCGTCTGGCACAGACGGGAAGG TGGCAGTGAACCTGGCCAAGCTGAAGCTGTTCCGGCATTACTATGTCATG GTCATCTGCTACGTCTACTTCACCCGCATCATCGCCATCCTGCTGCAGGTGGCTGTGCCCTTTCAGTGGCAGTGGCTGTACCAG CTCTTGGTGGAGGGCTCCACCCTGGCCTTCTTCGTGCTCACGGGCTACAAGTTCCAGCCCACAGGGAACAACCCGTACCTGCAGCTGCCCCAGGAGGACGAGGAGGATGTTCAGATGGAGCAAGT AATGACCGACTCTGGGTTCCGGGAAGGCCTCTCCAAAGTCAACAAAACAGCCAGCGGGCGGGAACTGTTATGA
- the GPR108 gene encoding protein GPR108 isoform X5 produces MAVSERRGLGRGSPAEWGQRLLLVLLLGGCSGRIHRLALTGEKRADIQLNSFGFYTNGSLEVELSLLRLGLREAEEKSLLVGFSLSRVRSGRVRSYSTQDFQDCPLQKNSSSFLVLFLINTKDLQVQVRKYGEQKTLFIFPGLLPEAPSKPGLPKPQATVPRKVDGGGTSAASKPKSTPAVIQGPSGKDKDLVLGLSHLNNSYNFSFHVVIGSQAEEGQYSLNFHNCNNSVPGKEHPFDITVMIREKNPDGFLSAAEMPLFKLYMVMSACFLAAGIFWVSILCRNTYSVFKIHWLMAALAFTKSISLLFHSINYYFINSQGHPIEGLAVMYYIAHLLKGALLFITIALIGSGWAFIKYVLSDKEKKVFGIVIPMQVLANVAYIIIESREEGASDYVLWKEILFLVDLICCGAILFPVVWSIRHLQDASGTDGKVAVNLAKLKLFRHYYVMVICYVYFTRIIAILLQVAVPFQWQWLYQLLVEGSTLAFFVLTGYKFQPTGNNPYLQLPQEDEEDVQMEQVVCGEVEGVHVDQAPSSPGPRFPDKPIWKKSPFLPPNIGQPCPYPGTTPPFQLCVQ; encoded by the exons atggcagtgagcgaGAGGAGGGGGCTCGGCCGCGGGAGCCCCGCGGAGTGGGGGCAGCGGCTACTTCTGGTGCTGCTGTTGGGTGGCTGCTCCGGGCGCATCCACCGGCTGGCGCTGACG GGGGAGAAGCGAGCGGACATCCAGCTGAACAGCTTCGGTTTCTACACCAATGGCTCTCTGGAGGTGGAGTTGAGCCTCCTGCGGCTGGGCCTCCGGGAGGCAGAAGAGAAGTCCCTGCTG GTGGGGTTCAGTCTCAGCCGGGTTCGGTCTGGCAGAGTTCGCTCCTATTCA ACCCAGGATTTCCAGGACTGCCCTCTCCAGAAAAACAGTAGCAGTTTCCTGGTCCTGTTCCTCATCAACACCAAGGATCTGCA ggTCCAGGTGCGGAAGTATGGAGAGCAGAAGACGTTGTTTATCTTTCCCGGGCTCCTCCCGGAAGCACCCTCCAAACCAGGGCTCCCGAAGCCACAGGCCACAGTCCCCCGCAAGGTGGATGGCG GAGGGACCTCTGCAGCCAGCAAGCCCAAGTCAACACCCGCAGTGATTCAG GGTCCTAGTGGGAAGGACAAGGACCTGGTGTTGGGCCTGAGCCACCTCAACAACTCCTACAACTTCAGT TTCCACGTGGTGATCGGCTCTCAGGCGGAAGAAGGCCAGTACAGCCTGAACTTCCACAACTGCAACAATTCAGTGCCAGGAAAGGAGCATCCATTCGACATCACG GTGATGATCCGGGAGAAGAACCCCGATGGCTTCCTGTCGGCAGCGGAGATGCCCCTTTTCAAGCTCTACATGGTCATGTCCGCCTGCTTCCTGGCCGCCGGCATCTTCTGGGTGTCCATCCTCTGCAGGAACAC GTACAGCGTCTTCAAGATCCACTGGCTCATGGCGGCCTTGGCCTTCACCAAGAGCATCTCTCTCCTCTTCCACAGC ATCAACTACTACTTCATCAACAGCCAGGGCCACCCCATCGAAGGCCTTGCCGTCATGTACTACATCGCACACCT GCTGAAGGGCGCCCTCCTCTTCATCACCATCGCCCTGATTGGCTCAGGCTGGGCCTTCATCAAGTACGTCCTGTCGGATAAGGAGAAGAAGGTCTTTGGGATCGTGATCCCCATGCAG GTCCTGGCCAACGTGGCCTACATCATCATCGAGTCCCGCGAGGAGGGCGCCAGCGACTACGTGCTGTGGAAGGAGATTTTGTTCCTGGTGGATCTCATCTGCTGCGGCGCCATCCTGTTCCCCGTGGTCTG GTCCATCCGGCATCTCCAGGACGCGTCTGGCACAGACGGGAAGG TGGCAGTGAACCTGGCCAAGCTGAAGCTGTTCCGGCATTACTATGTCATG GTCATCTGCTACGTCTACTTCACCCGCATCATCGCCATCCTGCTGCAGGTGGCTGTGCCCTTTCAGTGGCAGTGGCTGTACCAG CTCTTGGTGGAGGGCTCCACCCTGGCCTTCTTCGTGCTCACGGGCTACAAGTTCCAGCCCACAGGGAACAACCCGTACCTGCAGCTGCCCCAGGAGGACGAGGAGGATGTTCAGATGGAGCAAGT CGTAtgtggggaggtggagggggtTCATGTGGACCAGGCGCCCAGCTCCCCGGGACCCCGGTTCCCGGACAAGCCCATTTGGAAGAAGAGTCCCTTCCTCCCCCCAAATATTGGGCAGCCCTGTCCTTACCCCGGGACCACCCCTCCCTTCCAGCTATGTGTACAATAA
- the GPR108 gene encoding protein GPR108 isoform X3 translates to MIREKNPDGFLSAAEMPLFKLYMVMSACFLAAGIFWVSILCRNTYSVFKIHWLMAALAFTKSISLLFHSINYYFINSQGHPIEGLAVMYYIAHLLKGALLFITIALIGSGWAFIKYVLSDKEKKVFGIVIPMQVLANVAYIIIESREEGASDYVLWKEILFLVDLICCGAILFPVVWSIRHLQDASGTDGKVAVNLAKLKLFRHYYVMVICYVYFTRIIAILLQVAVPFQWQWLYQLLVEGSTLAFFVLTGYKFQPTGNNPYLQLPQEDEEDVQMEQVMTDSGFREGLSKVNKTASGRELL, encoded by the exons ATGATCCGGGAGAAGAACCCCGATGGCTTCCTGTCGGCAGCGGAGATGCCCCTTTTCAAGCTCTACATGGTCATGTCCGCCTGCTTCCTGGCCGCCGGCATCTTCTGGGTGTCCATCCTCTGCAGGAACAC GTACAGCGTCTTCAAGATCCACTGGCTCATGGCGGCCTTGGCCTTCACCAAGAGCATCTCTCTCCTCTTCCACAGC ATCAACTACTACTTCATCAACAGCCAGGGCCACCCCATCGAAGGCCTTGCCGTCATGTACTACATCGCACACCT GCTGAAGGGCGCCCTCCTCTTCATCACCATCGCCCTGATTGGCTCAGGCTGGGCCTTCATCAAGTACGTCCTGTCGGATAAGGAGAAGAAGGTCTTTGGGATCGTGATCCCCATGCAG GTCCTGGCCAACGTGGCCTACATCATCATCGAGTCCCGCGAGGAGGGCGCCAGCGACTACGTGCTGTGGAAGGAGATTTTGTTCCTGGTGGATCTCATCTGCTGCGGCGCCATCCTGTTCCCCGTGGTCTG GTCCATCCGGCATCTCCAGGACGCGTCTGGCACAGACGGGAAGG TGGCAGTGAACCTGGCCAAGCTGAAGCTGTTCCGGCATTACTATGTCATG GTCATCTGCTACGTCTACTTCACCCGCATCATCGCCATCCTGCTGCAGGTGGCTGTGCCCTTTCAGTGGCAGTGGCTGTACCAG CTCTTGGTGGAGGGCTCCACCCTGGCCTTCTTCGTGCTCACGGGCTACAAGTTCCAGCCCACAGGGAACAACCCGTACCTGCAGCTGCCCCAGGAGGACGAGGAGGATGTTCAGATGGAGCAAGT AATGACCGACTCTGGGTTCCGGGAAGGCCTCTCCAAAGTCAACAAAACAGCCAGCGGGCGGGAACTGTTATGA